In Nicotiana tabacum cultivar K326 chromosome 21, ASM71507v2, whole genome shotgun sequence, one DNA window encodes the following:
- the LOC142175371 gene encoding uncharacterized protein LOC142175371, which yields MEEALWVYSSTYRTPTQATPYSLIYGVKAVLPLERQIPSLWLAIQEGLTDEENAQLRLEELEALDEKRLETQQSLECYQARLSQSFNKRVYLRSFQVGDQVLLVKRPIITSRRSGGKFSAKWDGPYIVQEVYSSGAYKIVDSEGLWIGPINGKFMNRYYP from the coding sequence ATGGAAGAAGCTCTTTGGGTATATAGTAGCACATACCGCACACCAACGCaagcgactccttattcacttATTTATGGAGTTAAAGCAGTTCTTCCACTTGAGCGTCAAATCCCATCGTTGTGGCTTGCCATTCAAGAAGGactcactgatgaagaaaatgctcagTTACGCCTTGAAGAACTAGAAGCTCTTGATGAAAAGAGGCTAGAAACTCAACAAAgccttgaatgttatcaagctcgccTGTCTCAATCTTTTAACAAAAGGGTGTACCTTAGATCTTTCCAAGTGGGTGACCAAGTTCTGTTGGTCAAAAGGCCTATTATTACCTCTCGTCGATCCGGGGGCAAATTCTCTGCTAAGTGGGATGGACCATATATTGTACAAGAGGTATACTCAAGTGGCGCTTATAAGATAGTTGACTCAGAAGGTTTGTGGATTGGCCCCATCAATGGGAAATTCATGAATAGATACTATCCTTGA
- the LOC142175372 gene encoding uncharacterized protein LOC142175372 produces the protein MDIEIQPHWKMYFDGAAHREGAGAGIMFITSQGEVFPHSFTLTQRCSNNVVEYQALILGLEMVVDIKQLQLQDFGDSKLVINQIMGSYEVKKPELVPYHKYAQRLTQVVVCQRWVVPPPNDYEEEESKVEHLASILEVEIEDWRQPLIDYLCYEILPKNPRRKTEIRRRALRFIYYKNTLYRRSFDGVLLHFLGLMNPFKPCKKHTLEYVVRINLGQNFIFT, from the exons ATGGACATAGAAATTCAACCTCATTGGAAGATGTATTTTGATGGCGCTGCACATCGTGAAGGAGCTGGCGCTGGAATAATGTTTATCACTTCTCAAGGAGAAGTTTTTCCACATTCTTTCACTCTGACACAACGGTGCTCCAATAATGTTGTTGAATATCAAGCGctcatacttgggcttgaaatggttgTGGATATCAAACAATTACAACTACAAGATTTTGGAGACTCCAAGTTAGTGATCAATCAGATTATGGGTAGCTATGAGGTCAAGAAGCCAGAGTTGGTGCCATATCACAAATATGCTCAAAGATTG ACACAAGTCGTTGTTTGCCAAAGATGGGTAGTTCCTCCACCAAATGACTATGAGGAAGAAGAAAGCAAAGTTGAGCATCTTGCTTCCATTCTTGAGGTTGAAATTGAAGATTGGCGACAACCATTAATCGATTATCTTTGTTATGAGATATTGCCGAAAAATCCCCGAAGGAAGACAGAAATCCGAAGGAGAGCCCttcgttttatttattataagaaTACACTCTACAGACGATCATTTGATGGAGTGCTCCTACATTTTTTGGGGCTGATGAATCCCTTCAAGCCCTGCAAGAAGCACACTCTGGAGTATGTGGTGCGCATCAATCTGGGCCAAAACTTCATTTTCACATAA
- the LOC107779563 gene encoding GTP-binding nuclear protein Ran-B1 (The RefSeq protein has 2 substitutions compared to this genomic sequence), which translates to MALPNQQTVDYPSFKLVIVGDGGTGKTTFVKRHLTGEFEKKYEPTIGVEVHPLDFFTNCGKIRFYCWDTAGQEKFGGLRDGYYIHGQCAIIMFDVTARLTYKNVPTWHRDLCRVCENIPIVLCGNKVDVKNRQVKAKQVTFHRKKNLQYYEISAKSNYNFEKPFLYLARKLAGDANLHFVESPALAPPEVQIDLAAQQLHEQELLQAAAHALPDDDDEAFE; encoded by the exons ATG GCTCTACCAAACCAACAAACTGTAGATTATCCAAGCTTCAAGCTTGTAATCGTGGGCGATGGAGGAACTG GGAAAACAACTTTTGTCAAGAGGCATCTTACTGGTGAATTTGAGAAGAAATATGAAC CCACTATTGGTGTGGAGGTTCATCCATTAGACTTCTTCACAAATTGTGGGAAAATTCGCTTTTATTGCTGGGATACTGCTGGACAAGAGAAGTTTGGAGGTCTTCGGGATGGTTACTA CATTCATGGGCAATGCGCAATTATCATGTTTGATGTTACAGCCCGTCTGACCTACAAGAATGTTCCTACGTGGCATCGAGATCTCTGCAG GGTTTGTGAAAACATCCCCATTGTTCTTTGTGGAAACAAAGTTGATGTCAAGAACAGGCAGGTTAAGGCAAAGCAAGTTACCTTCCACAGGAAGAAAAATTTGCAATACTATGAGATCTCAGCAAAGAGTAACTACAACTTTGAGAAGCCTTTTCTGTACCTTGCCAGAAAGCTTGCTGG GGATGCTAATCTTCACTTTGTGGAATCACCTGCACTTGCTCCCCCTGAAGTACAAATTGATTTAGCTGCACAGCAACT GCATGAACAAGAGCTTTTGCAAGCCGCTGCGCAGCCACTTCCAGATGACGATGATGAAGCTTTTGAATAG